The bacterium genome includes a window with the following:
- a CDS encoding HlyD family efflux transporter periplasmic adaptor subunit, with protein MAIKAGKPVFILFLLVVAGTALFLFLSGRNGAAAPGIKINGNIEVTDARVSFKIAGRVAERLVSEGDRVTAGQLVARLDSADLEREIGIRSAELRSAKALLAELTAGSRPEEIAQAALEVDRASAQLDELIAGSRPEELKAGEAGVARAAEGVSTARLAEENAKTEYERMEKLFAKGFVAERDRDNARTAYETAKTLSGAAKAQLEEAKARQDLLKAGAREEAVTRARAALSQAKERHSLVKKGPRSEEIESARARVSGAEEGLSLARTRLGYAEALSPLTGVSVTQNVEPGEYVNPGTPVVTVADLENVWLRGYIEETDLGRVKIGQRVEVKADTYPGKSYEGAVTFISSEAEFTPRSVQTQKERVKLVYRIKVSIKNPAMELKPGMPAEGVIFVDAG; from the coding sequence ATGGCGATTAAAGCGGGAAAGCCGGTTTTCATTCTTTTTCTCCTCGTTGTAGCCGGGACGGCGCTTTTTCTTTTCCTGAGCGGAAGGAACGGGGCCGCGGCGCCGGGTATCAAGATAAACGGCAACATCGAGGTAACCGACGCGAGGGTGAGCTTCAAGATCGCGGGCAGGGTCGCCGAAAGGCTCGTTTCCGAGGGTGACCGGGTTACGGCGGGGCAGTTGGTCGCCCGGCTCGACTCCGCTGACCTCGAACGGGAGATCGGCATCCGCAGCGCGGAGCTTAGATCGGCTAAAGCCCTCCTCGCGGAGCTGACGGCGGGCTCCCGGCCGGAGGAGATAGCGCAGGCGGCCCTTGAAGTGGACAGGGCGAGCGCACAACTTGACGAGCTTATCGCCGGATCGAGGCCGGAGGAGTTGAAGGCCGGGGAGGCCGGGGTGGCGAGGGCCGCGGAAGGAGTTTCGACCGCGCGCCTCGCCGAAGAGAACGCCAAAACCGAATACGAGCGGATGGAGAAGCTCTTCGCCAAAGGTTTCGTCGCCGAACGCGACCGCGACAACGCCAGGACCGCTTACGAGACGGCGAAAACGCTGTCCGGCGCCGCTAAAGCCCAGCTTGAGGAGGCAAAAGCGCGTCAGGACCTCCTGAAGGCGGGCGCCAGGGAAGAGGCCGTCACCCGTGCCCGGGCAGCCCTCTCGCAGGCGAAAGAGCGCCACTCCCTCGTCAAAAAAGGTCCCCGCTCAGAGGAGATAGAGAGCGCCAGGGCGAGAGTGAGCGGAGCAGAGGAAGGACTTTCCCTCGCCAGAACCCGCCTCGGTTACGCCGAAGCCCTCTCGCCGCTCACCGGCGTCAGCGTCACGCAAAACGTAGAGCCCGGAGAATACGTGAACCCCGGCACCCCCGTCGTCACCGTAGCAGACCTCGAAAACGTCTGGCTGCGGGGCTATATCGAGGAAACCGACCTGGGGCGCGTCAAAATCGGGCAGCGGGTGGAGGTAAAGGCCGACACCTACCCCGGCAAAAGCTACGAGGGCGCGGTGACCTTCATCTCCTCGGAGGCGGAATTCACTCCCAGAAGCGTACAGACCCAGAAGGAGAGGGTAAAGCTCGTCTACCGCATAAAGGTTTCGATTAAAAATCCCGCGATGGAGCTGAAACCGGGAATGCCCGCCGAGGGAGTAATCTTTGTTGACGCCGGATGA
- a CDS encoding PLP-dependent transferase, which produces MRRETILAQAGTRRDERTGSVTMPIYQTATFSHPELGKSTGFDYSRSGNPTRLALEETLAGLDGGVRGFAFSSGLAAIDCLLHLFKPGDRLLVTEDLYGGTFRLLEKVYRDFGLEIEYVDTSNVEAVKKALDDGIKALFIESPTNPLLKVADLKALSALAKARGALTIVDNTFLTPALLRPLELGADITVYSASKYLSGHNDVVAGAVVAKDPELADRIYFHQNAVGGVLGPQDSWLVLRGLKTLSVRLERQQKNALEVAKFLEKHPRVAKVHYPGLESHPGHAILKEQSEGFGAMVSFEVTINELVRGILSSVEVFLFAESLGGVESLITFPSVQTHADIEESVRERLGINDRLLRLSIGIENSEDLIRDLNRALGG; this is translated from the coding sequence ATGAGAAGAGAAACGATACTGGCGCAGGCGGGGACGAGGCGGGACGAACGCACCGGCTCCGTCACCATGCCTATATACCAGACGGCGACCTTCAGCCACCCCGAGCTGGGAAAGAGTACCGGCTTCGATTACTCCCGGAGCGGGAACCCCACGCGGCTCGCACTGGAAGAGACGCTTGCGGGGCTCGACGGCGGCGTGCGGGGGTTCGCCTTCTCCTCCGGCCTCGCCGCCATCGACTGCCTCTTGCACCTCTTCAAGCCGGGCGACAGGCTGCTGGTCACCGAAGACCTCTACGGGGGCACTTTCCGCCTGCTGGAGAAGGTCTACAGGGATTTCGGCCTCGAAATCGAGTACGTTGACACCTCGAACGTCGAAGCGGTCAAAAAAGCGCTCGACGACGGGATAAAGGCCCTCTTCATCGAATCGCCCACCAATCCCCTGCTCAAGGTCGCCGACCTGAAGGCGCTTTCGGCGCTGGCGAAGGCGCGCGGCGCGCTCACCATCGTGGACAACACCTTTCTCACCCCGGCGCTCCTTCGCCCGCTTGAACTGGGCGCGGACATAACCGTCTACAGCGCCAGCAAGTACCTCTCCGGCCACAACGACGTGGTCGCCGGGGCAGTTGTGGCTAAAGACCCCGAGCTAGCCGACAGAATCTACTTTCACCAGAACGCCGTCGGCGGGGTTCTCGGGCCGCAGGACTCCTGGCTGGTCCTCCGGGGTCTCAAGACCCTTTCGGTCAGGCTTGAGCGGCAGCAGAAAAACGCCCTCGAAGTCGCAAAATTCCTCGAAAAGCACCCGAGGGTCGCGAAGGTCCACTACCCCGGCCTTGAAAGCCACCCCGGACACGCTATTCTGAAAGAGCAGTCGGAGGGATTCGGCGCAATGGTCTCCTTCGAGGTGACGATAAACGAGCTTGTGAGGGGGATACTCTCCTCCGTGGAGGTTTTTCTCTTCGCCGAGTCCCTTGGCGGCGTGGAATCGCTCATCACCTTCCCCTCCGTCCAGACCCACGCCGACATCGAGGAGAGCGTAAGGGAGCGGCTGGGGATAAACGACCGGCTCCTTCGCCTCTCGATAGGGATTGAGAATTCCGAAGACTTGATTAGGGACCTGAACCGCGCCCTGGGGGGCTGA
- a CDS encoding DUF4136 domain-containing protein, with translation MKRKCDFLALWLLIFLATGCGQRISSHVVRFSGLPAGVSSKTFYFTPSEQQKGSLEFERYAASISSRLVKTGFVRADKSENADYLIAIEYGIDGAREITGQTLLYDRGDSNFAGGKKPRREIVGHAPYDYSMHDRFFKIKLLDNRKSTPDKPVNAYEAKITSTGTSPSFAAVSECIFDSLFKNFFKEGTETISINASRCLK, from the coding sequence ATGAAAAGAAAGTGTGATTTTCTCGCTTTGTGGCTGCTTATTTTCCTCGCGACGGGATGCGGGCAGCGTATTTCTTCCCACGTCGTCAGATTCAGCGGCCTTCCCGCCGGCGTTTCCTCCAAAACCTTTTACTTCACCCCGTCAGAGCAGCAAAAGGGAAGCCTTGAATTTGAAAGGTACGCCGCTTCGATTTCATCAAGGTTGGTAAAAACAGGCTTTGTCCGCGCGGATAAAAGTGAAAACGCCGATTATCTCATCGCCATTGAGTACGGGATTGACGGCGCCAGAGAAATTACCGGCCAGACGCTGCTGTACGACAGGGGGGACTCCAACTTCGCGGGCGGCAAAAAGCCGAGGCGCGAAATAGTCGGCCATGCGCCTTACGATTATTCGATGCACGACAGATTCTTTAAAATCAAGTTGCTGGACAACAGAAAATCAACGCCCGATAAACCGGTAAACGCCTACGAGGCCAAGATCACGAGCACCGGGACCAGCCCTTCCTTCGCGGCGGTCTCCGAGTGTATTTTCGACTCGCTGTTCAAGAATTTCTTCAAGGAAGGCACCGAAACGATCTCCATCAACGCCTCCAGGTGCCTGAAATAA
- a CDS encoding ABC transporter permease: protein MFERIFHMMRKEFIQVFRDKRAKFIIFLLPVIQMLVFGYAATNDVKNVPTAIYDLDGTTESRELTSRFLGSGYFTATAWPRDEEEIKKLFDKGEVGALLRLDPGFGADVASGNTARAQMILDGTDSNTTSMVLIYTNRIIGAYSGEILADRVSRKLGPSPPRAGVELVSRAWFNENLESRNYFVPGVIANITLIITMTLTSMAVVREREIGTIEQILVTPIRPIELILGKTLPFALIGIVDVVLISVVGVFWFDIPIRGNPLVLFMGTLLYLMSSLGAGLFLSTVSKTQQQAMMSTFFYNFPAILLSGFAFPIENMPLWVQWITYLNPVRYFLIIVRGVFLKGIGLSILWPEMAGLAVLGSLTLLLAASRFKKTLA, encoded by the coding sequence ATGTTCGAGCGCATTTTTCACATGATGAGAAAGGAGTTCATCCAGGTCTTTCGGGACAAGCGGGCGAAGTTCATCATCTTTCTTCTGCCGGTTATACAAATGCTGGTCTTCGGCTACGCGGCGACCAACGACGTAAAAAACGTCCCGACGGCGATCTACGACCTCGACGGGACCACAGAGAGCAGGGAGCTTACCTCGCGCTTCCTCGGCTCCGGCTACTTTACGGCCACCGCCTGGCCGAGGGACGAGGAGGAGATTAAAAAACTCTTCGACAAAGGCGAGGTCGGGGCGCTGCTGCGGCTGGACCCCGGCTTCGGGGCTGACGTCGCCTCCGGGAACACCGCGAGAGCGCAGATGATACTCGACGGCACCGATTCCAACACCACCTCGATGGTGCTCATCTACACCAACCGCATAATCGGCGCCTACTCCGGAGAGATTCTGGCCGACAGGGTTTCGAGAAAGCTCGGGCCTTCGCCGCCTAGGGCCGGAGTCGAACTTGTGAGCAGGGCGTGGTTCAACGAAAATCTGGAATCCAGAAACTACTTCGTCCCCGGAGTAATTGCCAACATCACTCTCATCATCACGATGACGCTGACGAGCATGGCGGTCGTACGCGAGAGGGAAATAGGTACTATAGAGCAGATACTGGTCACCCCGATCCGCCCCATCGAGCTGATACTCGGCAAGACCCTGCCCTTCGCCCTCATAGGGATAGTGGACGTAGTGCTCATCTCGGTGGTGGGCGTCTTCTGGTTCGACATTCCGATACGGGGGAACCCCCTTGTGCTCTTCATGGGCACCCTTCTCTACCTTATGAGCTCTCTCGGCGCGGGGCTTTTTCTCTCGACGGTGAGCAAGACCCAGCAGCAGGCGATGATGTCCACCTTCTTCTATAACTTCCCGGCCATCCTCCTTTCGGGCTTCGCCTTCCCGATAGAGAACATGCCCCTTTGGGTGCAGTGGATTACCTATCTGAATCCGGTACGCTATTTTCTGATTATCGTCCGGGGGGTGTTTCTGAAGGGAATCGGGCTTTCAATACTATGGCCCGAGATGGCGGGGCTGGCGGTGCTGGGCTCTTTAACTCTTCTTCTCGCCGCTTCGAGATTCAAAAAGACGCTGGCTTAG
- a CDS encoding ABC transporter permease has translation MSLRRLIAVAKKEFLHILRDPRSLILALALPMFLLFLFGYALTLDVDRVHISVWDQSSSPQSRELAARFEGSRYFEIQSYGRNYDELVAGLDKGDTLAALVIPPDFPEKLKTGQTAKVQLIIDGSNSNTASIALGYAEAVVEGYSREVAVESVERALGAGAGDLLTPPLELRPRVWFNSELESKNYIVPGLIALIIMVIAGLLTSLTVAREWERGTMEQLISTPVKGVEIIAGKLLPYFLIGMLDVTMAVFLGKYLFGVPLRGSLPFLFGVSAIFVAGALSMGLLISTVTKNQFLANQLAFVTTFLPAFLLSGFVYSLRNAPVVVETISRIVPARYYITMIRGIYLKGIGFPVIAEEALYLTLFGVLMAGLSILKFKKKLE, from the coding sequence ATGAGTCTTCGGCGGCTTATCGCGGTGGCGAAAAAGGAGTTCCTCCATATTCTCAGGGACCCCAGGAGCCTTATCCTCGCCCTCGCCCTGCCGATGTTTCTCCTCTTTCTCTTCGGCTACGCCCTGACCCTGGACGTAGACCGGGTGCATATCTCGGTCTGGGACCAGAGCTCCTCCCCCCAGAGCCGTGAGCTTGCAGCCCGCTTCGAGGGGTCGCGCTACTTCGAGATACAGAGTTACGGCAGAAACTACGATGAACTTGTCGCCGGGCTCGACAAGGGCGACACCCTCGCCGCTCTCGTCATCCCCCCGGATTTCCCGGAGAAGCTAAAGACCGGCCAGACAGCGAAGGTGCAGCTCATCATCGACGGCAGCAATTCAAACACCGCCTCCATAGCATTGGGTTACGCGGAGGCGGTGGTCGAGGGGTATTCGCGGGAAGTGGCGGTGGAATCGGTGGAAAGGGCGCTGGGGGCGGGAGCGGGCGACCTTCTGACCCCGCCGCTGGAGCTTAGGCCGAGGGTCTGGTTCAACTCGGAGCTGGAGTCCAAAAACTACATCGTCCCCGGCCTTATCGCCCTCATCATAATGGTCATCGCGGGTCTTTTGACCTCGCTCACCGTTGCCCGCGAGTGGGAGCGCGGGACGATGGAGCAGCTCATTTCGACCCCGGTAAAGGGGGTTGAGATTATCGCGGGCAAGCTCCTTCCCTATTTCCTCATCGGCATGCTGGACGTTACGATGGCGGTTTTTCTCGGAAAATACCTCTTCGGCGTCCCGCTTCGCGGCAGCCTCCCCTTTCTTTTCGGCGTCTCGGCCATCTTCGTCGCGGGGGCGCTCTCGATGGGGCTTCTGATAAGCACGGTCACCAAAAACCAGTTTCTGGCCAACCAGCTCGCCTTCGTCACCACCTTCCTGCCCGCCTTCCTCCTCTCGGGGTTCGTCTACTCCCTCAGAAACGCCCCGGTGGTGGTGGAGACCATCAGCAGGATAGTCCCTGCGCGCTACTACATCACGATGATACGGGGAATCTACCTCAAGGGAATCGGCTTTCCGGTTATTGCCGAAGAGGCTCTTTACCTCACCCTCTTCGGAGTCCTCATGGCCGGGCTCTCGATTCTTAAATTCAAGAAGAAGCTAGAATAG
- a CDS encoding aminotransferase class V-fold PLP-dependent enzyme: MDDKTRILHNDHDIDPVTGASSIPIYQVSTYAQKDPLAMGHYQYARGQNPTREALEGTVALLENGKLGMAFPSGMAAISTALLLFSPGDHLVVSTDIYGGTFRILTGLFKRWGLEATFVDMTDPALVEAAVTPKTKALFVETPSNPTLTITDLREMARIAKEKGLLTLIDNTFMTPYLQKPLDFGFDISLHSATKFLGGHSDLIAGIAVTREELLGKRLKDIQNSFGSILGPQDSWLVLRGIKTLSARLEAQQKTAGELAKWLSGLSTVRRVYYPALPSHPGSEIHLGQSRGGGAIVSFELPDGKTAHSFMKALKLPLIAISLGGCESILSYPATMSHSAMPREERYARGISDGLVRLSVGLESAEDLKEDIEQALKSSRA; the protein is encoded by the coding sequence ATGGACGATAAAACGAGAATACTACATAACGACCACGACATCGACCCCGTCACGGGTGCATCGAGCATTCCCATATATCAGGTCTCGACCTACGCGCAAAAAGATCCGCTCGCTATGGGCCACTATCAGTACGCCAGGGGGCAAAACCCCACCCGGGAGGCGCTGGAGGGCACCGTCGCACTGCTGGAAAACGGCAAGCTGGGAATGGCCTTCCCCTCTGGGATGGCGGCCATCTCCACGGCCCTCCTTCTTTTCAGTCCCGGCGATCATCTTGTCGTCTCAACGGACATCTACGGCGGCACCTTCCGCATACTGACGGGGCTTTTCAAGCGCTGGGGGCTCGAAGCGACTTTCGTGGACATGACCGACCCGGCTCTCGTGGAGGCGGCGGTAACCCCGAAGACGAAGGCCCTTTTCGTCGAGACGCCCTCGAACCCGACGCTCACGATAACCGATTTGAGGGAGATGGCGCGGATAGCTAAGGAAAAGGGGCTTCTCACGCTCATAGACAACACCTTCATGACGCCCTACCTGCAAAAGCCGCTCGATTTCGGCTTCGACATCTCCCTCCACAGCGCCACCAAGTTTCTCGGCGGCCACAGCGACCTGATCGCCGGGATAGCCGTGACGAGGGAAGAGCTTTTGGGAAAGCGCTTGAAAGATATCCAGAACTCTTTCGGGTCGATACTCGGGCCGCAGGACTCCTGGCTGGTCCTTCGCGGGATAAAGACCCTCTCGGCGAGGCTGGAGGCGCAGCAAAAGACCGCCGGGGAGCTTGCGAAATGGCTTTCCGGGCTTTCCACCGTAAGGCGCGTCTACTACCCTGCCCTCCCCTCCCATCCCGGAAGCGAAATACACCTCGGCCAGTCAAGGGGCGGCGGCGCGATAGTCTCCTTTGAGCTGCCGGACGGTAAAACCGCGCACTCTTTCATGAAGGCGCTGAAACTTCCCCTCATCGCCATCAGCCTCGGCGGCTGCGAGTCGATACTCTCCTACCCGGCGACGATGTCGCATTCGGCTATGCCGCGCGAGGAGCGGTACGCGAGGGGAATTTCCGACGGTCTCGTCAGGCTCTCGGTAGGTCTTGAAAGCGCGGAGGATTTGAAGGAGGATATCGAGCAGGCCTTGAAAAGCTCCCGGGCTTAG
- the cysK gene encoding cysteine synthase A — protein MARIYDDNSYSIGKTPLVRLNKVTKGARATVLAKIEGRNPSYSVKCRIGANMIWDAEKRGVLRPGMEVVEPTSGNTGIALAFVAAARGYGITLTMPETMSVERRRVLAALGARLLLTPGAEGMKGAINRAEELAKSDPNRYFLPQQFKNPANPEIHELTTGPEIWEDTGGAVDILVAGVGTGGTITGISRYFKNTRGKKILSVAVEPKESPVISQHRAGEPLKPGPHKIQGIGAGFLPANLELAIIDRVEQVESGEAIEFAQRLSREEGLLVGISSGAAAVAAVRLAKKDEFAGKTIVVILPDLAERYLSTALFEGVGQ, from the coding sequence ATGGCCCGAATATACGACGACAATTCTTACTCCATCGGAAAAACACCCCTTGTCCGCCTGAACAAGGTCACCAAAGGGGCCAGGGCCACGGTGCTGGCGAAGATAGAAGGGCGAAACCCCTCCTACTCGGTAAAATGCCGCATAGGGGCCAACATGATCTGGGATGCGGAAAAGCGCGGCGTCCTTCGCCCCGGCATGGAGGTCGTGGAGCCGACCAGCGGCAATACCGGCATCGCTTTGGCCTTCGTCGCCGCAGCCAGAGGCTACGGGATAACCCTGACCATGCCCGAGACGATGAGCGTGGAGCGGCGGAGAGTTCTTGCCGCCCTCGGAGCCAGGCTTTTACTCACTCCCGGCGCCGAGGGGATGAAGGGGGCGATAAACCGCGCCGAGGAACTGGCCAAATCCGACCCGAACCGCTATTTCCTTCCCCAGCAGTTCAAAAATCCCGCCAACCCGGAGATACACGAGCTGACCACGGGGCCGGAGATCTGGGAAGACACCGGCGGCGCGGTTGACATCCTCGTCGCGGGCGTCGGCACCGGCGGAACGATTACCGGCATCTCCCGCTACTTCAAAAACACCAGGGGAAAAAAGATTCTCTCCGTGGCGGTAGAGCCGAAGGAGAGCCCGGTAATCTCCCAGCACAGGGCGGGAGAGCCCCTCAAGCCCGGCCCCCACAAGATTCAGGGCATAGGGGCGGGATTTCTGCCCGCGAACCTGGAGCTTGCCATCATCGACCGGGTGGAGCAGGTGGAAAGCGGGGAGGCGATCGAGTTCGCCCAGAGGCTTTCCCGCGAGGAGGGGCTGCTTGTGGGCATCTCCTCCGGCGCGGCTGCGGTCGCCGCTGTCCGCCTCGCGAAAAAAGATGAATTCGCCGGAAAAACGATCGTCGTCATCCTGCCCGACCTCGCGGAAAGATACCTCTCCACAGCGCTTTTCGAGGGTGTCGGCCAGTAG
- a CDS encoding ABC transporter ATP-binding protein: MTPDDSPEETAVLRTEGLTKKFGALTAVDNLNLSVRRGEIFGLVGPDGAGKTTTLRLLASLLDPTSGSASVLGFDTASRAEKIRESVGYMSQRFGLYPDLTVFENMDFYADIYGVPRKGRVEKIDGLLSFSHLTPFKKRFAENLSGGMKQKLGLACALLNSPRVLLLDEPTNGVDPVSRRDFWRILYRLLRDKVTILLATSYMDEAERCVRIGLLHEGKLLATGSPREVKEAVLGKFEVEPGLEEVFVSVLSGSGEKESGEPAPPPVEKTGEIAVSVEEITKTFGEFTAVDRVSFEVARGEIFGFLGPNGAGKSTTIRMLCGLISPSGGRGTVAGLDISTQAELIKTKIGYMSQRFSLYEELTVEENLDFFSGIYRIPAAKKRERKSWVIEMAGLEGHTRTPAGALAGGWKQRLALGCAILHEPPIVFLDEPTSGVDPMRRRSFWKLIRNLSEGGTTVFVTTHHMDEAEYCDRLGLIYRGELIALGSPAALKREKMADKVLEICCARPAETMAALEDLSQIRDLALFGSGFHAVVSDASGAKLAIEKRLSENNISVGEIKQVEPSLEDLFISLIEARDLADGTLSEVAG, encoded by the coding sequence TTGACGCCGGATGATTCCCCGGAAGAGACGGCAGTCCTTCGCACCGAAGGACTCACGAAAAAGTTCGGCGCGCTTACGGCGGTCGATAATCTGAACCTCTCCGTGCGCCGTGGGGAAATCTTCGGCCTCGTGGGGCCGGACGGCGCGGGCAAGACCACCACCCTGCGCCTTCTCGCCTCACTCCTCGACCCCACCTCCGGCTCCGCCTCCGTCCTCGGCTTTGATACCGCCAGCCGGGCGGAGAAGATCAGGGAGTCCGTCGGCTACATGAGCCAGCGCTTCGGCCTCTACCCCGATCTCACCGTCTTCGAGAACATGGATTTTTACGCCGACATCTACGGCGTTCCCAGAAAAGGGAGGGTCGAAAAGATTGACGGCCTCCTCTCTTTCTCCCACCTCACCCCCTTCAAAAAACGGTTCGCGGAAAATCTCTCGGGTGGAATGAAGCAAAAGCTCGGCCTCGCCTGCGCCCTCCTCAACAGTCCCCGCGTGCTTCTCCTCGACGAGCCGACCAACGGCGTCGATCCCGTCTCTCGCCGCGACTTCTGGCGCATCCTTTACCGGCTTTTGCGCGACAAGGTGACCATCCTCCTCGCCACCTCCTACATGGACGAGGCGGAAAGGTGCGTCCGCATCGGTCTTCTGCACGAGGGGAAGCTCCTCGCCACCGGTTCGCCGCGAGAGGTAAAGGAGGCGGTTCTGGGGAAGTTCGAGGTCGAACCGGGCCTCGAAGAGGTCTTCGTCTCGGTCCTCTCGGGGAGCGGGGAGAAGGAATCCGGAGAGCCCGCGCCGCCGCCGGTGGAGAAGACCGGCGAAATCGCCGTAAGCGTCGAGGAAATAACCAAGACCTTCGGAGAGTTCACCGCCGTAGACCGGGTCTCCTTCGAGGTGGCGCGGGGGGAGATCTTCGGCTTCCTTGGGCCCAACGGGGCGGGAAAATCCACGACGATACGGATGCTTTGCGGGCTCATTTCGCCGAGCGGCGGGCGCGGCACGGTAGCGGGGCTCGACATTTCGACGCAGGCGGAGCTGATAAAGACAAAAATCGGCTACATGAGCCAGCGCTTCTCCCTCTACGAGGAGCTGACCGTCGAGGAAAACCTCGATTTTTTCAGCGGCATCTACCGCATTCCGGCGGCGAAAAAGCGGGAGAGAAAATCCTGGGTGATAGAGATGGCGGGCCTTGAGGGGCATACCCGAACCCCCGCCGGAGCCCTCGCGGGTGGGTGGAAACAGCGCCTCGCCCTGGGCTGCGCCATACTGCACGAACCCCCGATTGTCTTCCTGGACGAGCCCACCTCCGGAGTGGACCCCATGCGAAGGCGAAGCTTCTGGAAACTTATACGAAACCTCTCCGAGGGGGGGACAACGGTCTTCGTCACGACCCACCACATGGACGAGGCGGAGTACTGCGACAGGCTGGGGCTCATCTACAGGGGTGAACTAATCGCGCTTGGCTCTCCCGCCGCTCTGAAGCGGGAGAAAATGGCGGATAAAGTGCTGGAAATATGCTGCGCGCGTCCCGCCGAAACGATGGCGGCGCTTGAGGACCTTTCGCAGATCAGGGATCTGGCGCTCTTCGGCAGCGGCTTTCACGCCGTGGTGAGCGACGCTTCCGGGGCGAAGCTGGCGATAGAAAAGCGCCTTTCGGAAAACAACATTTCAGTGGGAGAGATAAAACAGGTCGAGCCCTCCCTCGAAGATCTCTTCATATCCCTCATAGAGGCGCGCGACCTCGCCGACGGAACCCTGTCGGAGGTGGCGGGATGA